From a region of the Gammaproteobacteria bacterium genome:
- a CDS encoding ABC transporter ATP-binding protein/permease, translating to MRSMQHDEVPETINWSVFKTLVPYLTEYKGRMFLALLCLVFAKIATVGLPFILKHIVDSLDGDKLQVMVAPVMLVVAYGVLRLALVLFGELRDTLFGRVTERAMRRLGLRVFNHLHQLDLDFHLNRQTGGLSRDMDRGVSGINFVMRFMIFNIIPTLIEFIFVVAILLFNYGISFALVIVLAVVSYAMYSVKATQWRTQYIREANLADSSSNSRAIDSLLNYETVKYFGNETYEANRYDAELAKWELAKRKNRLSLFTLNGGQAFIIALAMTAMMSLAAFEVAAGTMTLGDFVLINAFTMQIFMPLNFLGFVYREIRGSLASIEQMFLLLAKQPQVQDSPNAQALVTTRGEIRFEQVDFHYQAQRPILKNISFYIGAGQKVAVVGASGGGKSTLVKLLFRFYDVCGGKILIDGVNISEVTQQSLRQAIGIVPQDTVLFNDTIFENIRYGRPAASKQQINDAIDLAHLRGFIDSLPDGDCTLVGERGLKLSGGEKQRVAIARTILKNPAILVFDEATSSLDSYSEQQITNAINGIAKTTTSLVIAHRLSTIVDADTILVMKAGEIVEQGNHHQLLQQDGEYAALWRLQQNKELS from the coding sequence ATGCGCAGCATGCAACATGACGAGGTTCCCGAGACCATAAACTGGTCGGTTTTTAAAACCTTAGTACCTTATTTGACTGAATATAAAGGTCGGATGTTTTTAGCGTTACTGTGTTTAGTTTTTGCTAAAATAGCGACCGTTGGTTTGCCCTTTATTCTCAAGCATATTGTTGATTCTCTCGACGGTGATAAGTTGCAAGTTATGGTTGCCCCGGTGATGCTGGTGGTCGCTTATGGTGTGCTTAGATTAGCGCTGGTATTGTTTGGTGAATTGCGTGATACCCTCTTTGGCCGGGTTACCGAACGGGCGATGCGCCGACTTGGGCTTAGAGTGTTTAACCATTTACATCAGCTTGATCTCGATTTTCATTTAAACCGCCAAACCGGTGGTTTATCGCGCGACATGGATCGCGGCGTCTCGGGCATCAACTTTGTAATGCGTTTTATGATCTTTAATATTATCCCGACCCTAATCGAGTTTATATTTGTGGTGGCGATTTTATTATTCAATTACGGCATTAGTTTTGCGTTGGTGATCGTGCTGGCGGTAGTCAGTTACGCGATGTATTCAGTTAAGGCGACACAGTGGCGCACCCAGTATATTCGTGAGGCGAATTTGGCTGATTCGAGCAGTAATAGCCGGGCGATTGACAGCTTACTTAATTATGAAACGGTTAAATATTTCGGAAACGAGACTTATGAGGCCAATCGTTACGACGCCGAGCTGGCTAAGTGGGAGCTCGCCAAGCGCAAGAATCGGCTGTCGTTATTCACCCTTAATGGCGGACAGGCTTTTATTATTGCGCTCGCGATGACCGCCATGATGAGTTTGGCTGCTTTTGAAGTCGCGGCGGGCACAATGACTCTCGGCGATTTTGTGCTGATTAACGCCTTTACGATGCAAATTTTTATGCCGCTTAACTTCCTTGGTTTTGTCTACCGAGAAATTCGTGGTTCGCTGGCCAGTATCGAACAAATGTTCTTATTATTAGCCAAACAACCGCAAGTACAAGACAGCCCCAATGCCCAAGCATTAGTAACAACCCGTGGTGAAATTCGGTTTGAGCAGGTTGATTTTCATTACCAAGCGCAGCGACCCATCTTAAAGAACATCTCATTTTACATTGGCGCCGGCCAGAAAGTTGCGGTGGTTGGTGCAAGTGGCGGTGGTAAATCGACCCTAGTTAAATTACTATTCCGCTTTTACGATGTCTGTGGTGGAAAAATATTAATTGATGGCGTCAATATTAGCGAAGTGACCCAGCAATCACTGCGCCAAGCGATTGGCATTGTGCCACAAGATACGGTGTTATTTAATGACACTATTTTTGAAAATATTCGCTACGGTCGTCCCGCTGCCAGCAAGCAACAAATTAATGATGCGATTGATCTTGCTCATTTACGAGGTTTTATTGACAGCTTGCCTGATGGCGATTGCACCTTAGTCGGAGAGCGTGGCTTAAAACTCTCAGGTGGTGAAAAACAACGAGTGGCGATTGCGCGTACTATTTTGAAAAATCCGGCGATTTTAGTGTTCGACGAAGCAACGTCATCATTGGACAGCTACAGTGAGCAGCAGATTACAAATGCGATTAATGGTATTGCTAAAACCACCACCAGTTTAGTGATTGCCCATAGGTTGTCGACTATTGTCGATGCCGATACTATTTTAGTGATGAAAGCCGGCGAAATTGTCGAACAAGGCAATCATCATCAATTATTACAACAAGATGGAGAATATGCCGCTTTATGGCGACTTCAACAAAACAAAGAGTTAAGTTAA
- a CDS encoding sodium-dependent transporter, giving the protein MSKEREHFSSRLGFILAAAGSAVGIGNLVGFPVNAAKNGGGAFLIIYAIFVVAICLPIMAAELAMGRQTNKGPVGAFGQLSNQNPLWRITGVIGVITPFMIAVFYTVISVWILGYLLMAIFGQLEYLAADGSFGAFVNSPYVFISLALVALIVYIILKLGVQQGIEKVSKIMMPALLIMLLALVAFVLTLDNALAGVAFYVIPDMSKITASVINNALSQAFFSLSLGMGVLITYGSYLSKTTNIVNSAKFVALADTSVAFIAGLLILPAIFSFDPNVNTAELSNSSISLIFVLLPKIFLTLQVSIGFVGASAIATLFFLLVFFAAITSLVSLIEVPVAYLIDEKQQTRKKALSSIAVFGGLLTLLCAASFGMVSWLTEVTNYGGNVKSFFDLVYDLFYDTILPLNGLLLCLFVSFRWKKHSLNQELSIGNDKYQGSLTQKYINFSLSTFIPVVLLAIFLNTVAQIYFGAPLFGQ; this is encoded by the coding sequence ATGAGTAAAGAAAGAGAACATTTTAGTTCTCGATTAGGTTTTATCTTAGCAGCTGCAGGATCAGCTGTCGGGATTGGAAATTTGGTCGGTTTCCCTGTCAACGCCGCTAAAAATGGTGGTGGCGCATTTTTAATTATATATGCGATTTTCGTGGTCGCTATTTGCTTGCCAATTATGGCTGCAGAACTGGCGATGGGTCGCCAAACCAATAAAGGTCCGGTTGGCGCCTTTGGTCAATTGTCAAACCAAAACCCGTTATGGCGCATCACCGGAGTTATTGGGGTAATTACACCCTTTATGATTGCCGTTTTCTATACCGTAATCAGTGTCTGGATTTTAGGGTATTTACTGATGGCTATATTTGGCCAACTTGAATACTTAGCCGCCGATGGCAGCTTTGGCGCGTTCGTTAATAGCCCTTATGTGTTTATATCATTAGCCTTAGTTGCGTTGATTGTTTATATCATTTTAAAACTTGGGGTTCAGCAAGGCATTGAGAAGGTATCAAAAATAATGATGCCGGCATTACTTATCATGCTACTGGCTTTAGTGGCCTTTGTCTTAACACTAGACAATGCACTAGCTGGCGTCGCTTTTTATGTTATCCCTGACATGAGCAAGATCACCGCGTCGGTCATTAATAATGCCCTATCGCAGGCGTTCTTTTCATTGTCATTAGGCATGGGTGTGTTAATTACCTATGGTTCATACCTGAGCAAAACCACCAATATCGTTAACTCAGCAAAATTTGTTGCGCTGGCTGATACTAGCGTCGCATTTATTGCAGGTTTACTGATTTTACCGGCTATTTTCTCGTTTGATCCTAACGTTAATACCGCTGAACTAAGCAACTCATCGATTAGTCTTATTTTTGTATTGCTGCCAAAGATCTTCCTGACGCTGCAAGTCAGCATTGGCTTTGTTGGAGCAAGTGCAATTGCGACGCTGTTTTTCTTGTTAGTATTTTTTGCCGCGATCACTTCGTTGGTGTCGCTAATTGAAGTGCCCGTTGCTTACCTTATCGATGAAAAGCAGCAAACACGTAAAAAAGCGCTGTCGAGCATTGCGGTGTTTGGTGGTTTGCTAACGTTATTGTGCGCGGCTTCATTTGGCATGGTGAGCTGGTTAACAGAAGTAACCAACTACGGTGGCAATGTTAAATCGTTCTTCGATCTTGTTTATGATCTGTTCTACGATACCATTTTACCGCTAAACGGTTTGTTACTGTGTTTATTTGTCAGCTTCCGCTGGAAAAAGCATTCGTTAAACCAAGAGCTCAGTATCGGTAATGATAAATATCAGGGGTCACTGACCCAAAAATATATTAACTTTTCACTTAGCACCTTTATTCCGGTGGTCTTATTAGCTATTTTCCTTAACACTGTCGCCCAAATATATTTTGGTGCGCCATTATTTGGTCAATAA
- a CDS encoding HAMP domain-containing protein, whose translation MNKIMASLSIKIKLALTLIGLSILVSSVLFFYQQQRQMAEKFVEANIESLAKNYFDSVNTMMLSGSMANRKIYQQKVQSHDNITGAKIIRADKVIELYGPGFEDQKAQSDFDRLGLSGTRSIEIIEQDGHRVMQIILPMKASADYLGTNCLGCHQATEGEILGAVKVSYDMSDSDQEIVHALIKSSLLQLAIIMIGFVLLAIILQRLIFNRLRRLRATISDIEQNLDLNKIITVHHPDELGAVSQALNSMMAKFKHSFSHVAQATLALTQTAQEVSEMAQLTKQAVLTQKTATESVAAAINELDASASEVEQHTKYAAEKSIAANNDASQGQSLALLARDGINDLASEIQINSQLIEDLSTKTNEVGSILEVITKIAEQTNLLALNAAIEAARAGEQGRGFAVVADEVRLLATRTRDSIKEIQLTITNLQQTAVKAVASMHSVSAQANQKAHNVADVAKLLTSITDQIKELDQLNAQISNAATQQNIAAEEINYNVIDIRNVAEQSSDDTLRGEQISQQLLALASDLNTQVARFKL comes from the coding sequence ATGAATAAAATAATGGCAAGTCTGTCGATCAAAATTAAATTAGCGCTGACACTGATCGGCTTGAGCATTTTAGTTTCCAGTGTGTTGTTTTTTTATCAGCAGCAGCGACAAATGGCCGAAAAGTTTGTCGAAGCCAATATCGAAAGTTTGGCCAAAAATTATTTTGACTCGGTCAACACCATGATGTTGTCTGGCTCGATGGCCAACCGCAAGATTTACCAACAAAAAGTCCAAAGTCACGACAACATTACCGGGGCAAAAATTATTCGAGCCGACAAAGTCATTGAGTTATACGGCCCTGGTTTTGAAGATCAAAAAGCACAGAGCGACTTTGACCGCCTCGGATTATCAGGTACCCGATCAATCGAAATTATTGAACAAGATGGCCATCGAGTGATGCAAATAATCTTGCCGATGAAAGCCAGTGCAGACTATCTTGGCACCAACTGCCTTGGTTGCCATCAAGCAACCGAAGGTGAAATTTTAGGGGCGGTAAAAGTTAGCTATGATATGTCAGACAGCGATCAAGAGATTGTGCATGCGTTAATTAAAAGCAGCCTGCTACAGTTGGCCATTATTATGATTGGTTTCGTATTATTAGCGATTATTTTGCAACGCTTAATTTTCAATCGTCTGCGCCGATTACGGGCAACCATTAGCGATATTGAACAAAATCTCGACCTGAATAAAATAATTACTGTCCACCATCCCGATGAACTTGGCGCCGTGAGCCAAGCATTAAATTCAATGATGGCAAAATTTAAACACAGTTTTAGCCATGTCGCCCAAGCCACACTTGCGTTAACTCAAACAGCCCAAGAGGTGAGCGAGATGGCACAACTAACTAAGCAAGCCGTGTTAACTCAAAAAACCGCGACAGAATCGGTGGCAGCGGCGATCAACGAGCTAGACGCTTCAGCCAGTGAAGTTGAACAACATACCAAATACGCCGCTGAAAAATCGATTGCCGCTAATAATGACGCTAGCCAAGGCCAATCGTTGGCGTTACTGGCACGTGATGGCATAAATGATCTTGCATCCGAAATTCAAATCAATAGCCAATTAATTGAAGACCTAAGCACTAAAACCAATGAAGTCGGCAGTATTTTGGAGGTGATAACTAAAATTGCCGAGCAAACCAACTTACTGGCATTAAATGCGGCAATTGAAGCGGCCAGAGCTGGCGAGCAAGGGCGCGGTTTTGCGGTGGTAGCCGACGAAGTAAGGTTGCTGGCAACCCGAACTCGCGATTCAATCAAGGAGATTCAACTGACCATTACTAATTTACAGCAAACCGCGGTCAAAGCTGTCGCTTCAATGCATAGTGTCAGCGCTCAAGCTAACCAAAAGGCCCACAATGTCGCCGATGTCGCCAAGCTGTTAACAAGCATAACCGACCAAATAAAAGAGTTAGATCAGTTAAATGCCCAAATATCTAATGCCGCTACTCAGCAAAATATTGCGGCAGAAGAAATTAACTACAATGTAATCGACATTCGCAATGTCGCAGAGCAATCAAGCGATGATACCTTGCGCGGCGAGCAGATAAGTCAACAGCTGTTGGCATTGGCCAGTGATCTCAATACTCAGGTTGCCCGCTTTAAGCTGTAA
- a CDS encoding LysR family transcriptional regulator ArgP — translation MRVSIDEEYQLMKFDYKLLDALNAVMAHQSFEQAAAKLFITQSAVSQRIKLLEETVGQPVIVRSQPITVTAAGEKLLRHFQRVQQLENELLPDLLPDVPVQPIKIALAVNADSVATWFLDAIAPILKNNLVELDLIICNESRSIDKLRTGEAIGAVSRQSKPLAGYQSFKLGRVDFILVASPEFKQRYFAQGISAQTLMQAPGISYDHNDDMHVRFIAEHFKVDASDYYCHSVRSSEAFVDLAKKGVAYCLIPTLQIEDELARGELINLCPDKRLIDILYWHSWILVSGINKTLSQEIVRYGQQVLMN, via the coding sequence ATGAGGGTGTCTATTGATGAGGAGTATCAATTAATGAAGTTTGACTATAAGTTGCTCGACGCACTAAATGCGGTAATGGCGCACCAAAGCTTTGAACAGGCAGCGGCTAAATTATTTATTACCCAGTCGGCCGTATCGCAAAGGATTAAGTTGCTCGAAGAAACGGTTGGTCAGCCAGTCATTGTGCGCAGTCAGCCCATTACCGTGACTGCGGCCGGCGAGAAGCTATTACGCCACTTTCAGCGAGTTCAGCAGCTTGAAAATGAGCTATTACCCGATTTATTACCCGATGTTCCAGTGCAGCCAATTAAGATCGCGCTCGCGGTGAATGCCGACAGTGTCGCGACTTGGTTTCTTGATGCGATAGCGCCAATCTTAAAAAATAATTTGGTAGAGCTCGATTTAATTATTTGCAATGAAAGCCGCAGTATCGACAAATTACGGACCGGTGAGGCTATTGGTGCGGTAAGCCGGCAAAGTAAGCCACTCGCTGGTTATCAATCATTCAAGCTCGGGCGGGTTGATTTTATCTTAGTTGCTTCGCCTGAATTTAAGCAACGTTACTTTGCACAGGGCATTAGTGCGCAGACGCTAATGCAGGCACCGGGCATTAGTTATGATCATAACGATGATATGCATGTGCGCTTTATTGCTGAGCACTTTAAGGTCGATGCCAGTGATTATTACTGTCACAGTGTACGTTCTTCAGAAGCTTTCGTTGATTTGGCCAAAAAAGGAGTCGCTTATTGCTTGATCCCGACCTTGCAAATTGAAGATGAGTTAGCGCGGGGCGAACTAATAAACTTATGTCCCGATAAACGGTTAATTGATATTTTATATTGGCATAGTTGGATCTTGGTGAGTGGCATTAATAAAACCTTGTCGCAAGAAATCGTCCGTTATGGCCAGCAAGTGTTAATGAACTAA
- a CDS encoding amino acid transporter encodes MSILVLAKGFSLGLSMILPIGAQNSMILNNGINRNYHLTTATLFAIYDVSLIGLGVIASGTLMNTSDLMYSALTWAGIIFLLAYGSMSFKQALTLNNSDLNQAAKKKSLKYVLITSLLVTFLNPHVYIDTVMVLGSVSSQYHGSAKVYFVLGLMSASVVWFYCLAIGAAKLSVYLSRPKVKQTIDVIIGLIMWLVAYSLFDSWSIKFYG; translated from the coding sequence ATGAGCATATTAGTGTTAGCAAAAGGCTTTAGCCTAGGTCTTAGTATGATTTTACCTATTGGCGCGCAAAACTCGATGATATTAAATAACGGCATTAATCGTAATTATCATTTAACAACCGCGACCTTATTCGCGATCTACGACGTATCCTTAATCGGTTTGGGTGTTATTGCCAGCGGCACATTAATGAATACCAGCGACCTGATGTATAGTGCGCTAACTTGGGCGGGTATTATATTTTTACTGGCCTACGGCTCAATGTCATTTAAGCAAGCGTTGACGCTAAACAATTCCGATTTAAACCAAGCAGCTAAGAAAAAGTCATTAAAATATGTGCTTATCACCAGTTTGCTGGTTACTTTCCTTAATCCTCATGTCTACATCGACACGGTGATGGTGCTTGGTAGTGTCAGCAGTCAATACCATGGCTCGGCCAAGGTCTATTTTGTGCTCGGACTGATGTCTGCGTCGGTGGTGTGGTTTTATTGTCTTGCAATTGGAGCTGCCAAGCTCTCGGTTTACCTCAGTCGCCCTAAAGTTAAGCAAACCATTGATGTCATAATTGGCTTGATAATGTGGCTAGTTGCTTATTCATTATTTGACAGCTGGTCAATTAAGTTTTATGGCTAA
- a CDS encoding DUF480 domain-containing protein, with protein sequence MFKLTAEQSRVIGVLLEKETTTPDHYPLSLNSLTNACNQKSSREPVMDLTESEVQDLLDQLTTQHLVGEQTGFGSRIIKYKHRFCNTEFGSLQFTPQQRAIVCLLLLRGPQTPGELRTRSNRLADFTNVDEVEAALSSLSDHCEGQLVAKLEREPGKRESRYAQLFSELSAPEKIVPEQIPASTTEPSPQPQSDANQRIDELERRVDQLTQQVEKLTVLLAN encoded by the coding sequence ATGTTCAAACTAACGGCCGAGCAATCTCGAGTGATTGGGGTATTACTAGAAAAAGAAACAACCACCCCAGATCACTATCCTTTATCGCTAAATAGCCTGACCAATGCTTGCAATCAAAAAAGTAGCCGCGAGCCAGTGATGGATCTCACCGAATCCGAGGTTCAAGATCTGTTAGATCAATTAACCACACAGCACCTAGTTGGTGAGCAAACCGGTTTTGGCAGCCGGATCATTAAATACAAGCACCGTTTTTGTAACACCGAATTTGGCAGCTTGCAGTTTACACCCCAGCAGCGCGCTATTGTCTGTCTATTGTTATTGCGTGGCCCGCAAACTCCGGGTGAGTTAAGAACCCGATCTAACCGATTAGCTGATTTTACTAATGTTGACGAAGTAGAAGCGGCCCTAAGCAGTTTAAGTGATCACTGCGAAGGTCAGTTAGTCGCCAAGCTCGAGCGCGAACCGGGCAAGCGTGAATCTCGTTATGCTCAGTTGTTTAGTGAGCTAAGCGCGCCTGAAAAAATCGTGCCAGAACAAATACCTGCTAGCACTACCGAGCCTTCGCCACAGCCTCAGTCAGACGCCAACCAGCGGATTGACGAACTAGAGCGCCGGGTTGACCAGTTAACGCAACAAGTAGAAAAGTTAACCGTGCTTTTGGCTAATTAA
- a CDS encoding ABC-F family ATPase, producing the protein MISTANITMQFGAKPLFENISVKFGNGNRYGLIGANGCGKSTFMKILTGNLTPSSGNVSVDTGERLGVLGQDQFAFEDFSVIDTVIMGHKEMWTVKEERDRIYSMPEMSDADGMRVADLETEFAEMDGYSAEARAGEMLLGLGIEEALHYGPMSEVAPGWKLRVLLAQALFSDPEILLLDEPTNNLDIDTIQWLENVLNERKSTMIIISHDRHFLNSVCTHMADLDYGEMSLFPGNYDEYMTAAHQSREQLMSDNAKKKAQIAELQSFVSRFSANASKAKQATSRAKQIDKIQLAEVKASSRQTPYIRFEQEKQLYRNAITIEGLSKSFDDNHIFKDFNMITEVGERVAIIGQNGVGKTTLLRILQRDLAATSGEMKWSDNANLGYYAQDHSDEFESDLSLFDWMAQWMHEGDDEQAVRSILGRLLFSQNDIGKSVKVISGGEQGRMLLGKIMMHSPNVLLMDEPTNHMDMESIEALNLALANYAGTMFFVSHDREFVSSIATRILEITPQGINDFRGTYDEFLATKEA; encoded by the coding sequence TTGATTTCTACAGCTAACATCACCATGCAATTTGGCGCTAAGCCGTTGTTTGAGAACATTTCGGTTAAATTTGGTAACGGTAATCGTTATGGTCTTATCGGCGCAAACGGTTGTGGTAAATCAACGTTTATGAAGATCTTAACCGGTAACTTAACGCCTTCTTCTGGCAACGTATCAGTCGATACTGGCGAGCGTTTAGGCGTGTTGGGCCAAGATCAGTTCGCGTTCGAAGACTTTTCGGTTATCGATACTGTGATCATGGGTCACAAAGAAATGTGGACCGTTAAAGAAGAACGTGACCGCATTTACTCAATGCCAGAAATGAGCGATGCCGATGGCATGCGCGTTGCGGATTTAGAAACCGAATTCGCAGAAATGGACGGTTACAGCGCTGAAGCTCGTGCCGGTGAGATGTTACTCGGCCTAGGCATTGAAGAAGCGCTTCATTATGGTCCAATGTCTGAAGTTGCACCGGGTTGGAAACTTCGTGTTTTACTTGCTCAAGCATTATTTTCTGATCCAGAAATTCTACTGCTCGACGAACCAACCAACAACTTGGACATCGACACCATTCAATGGTTAGAAAACGTGCTTAACGAACGTAAATCTACCATGATTATTATTTCGCACGATCGTCATTTCTTAAACTCAGTATGTACTCACATGGCTGACCTTGATTACGGCGAAATGTCATTATTCCCAGGTAACTATGACGAATACATGACTGCTGCACATCAGTCACGTGAACAGCTAATGTCTGACAATGCTAAGAAGAAAGCACAAATTGCTGAACTGCAGTCATTTGTTAGCCGTTTCTCTGCTAATGCTTCTAAAGCAAAACAAGCAACGTCACGTGCTAAGCAAATTGACAAAATTCAGCTAGCTGAAGTTAAAGCGTCTAGCCGTCAAACGCCGTATATCCGTTTTGAGCAAGAAAAGCAGTTATACCGTAATGCAATTACGATTGAAGGTTTAAGCAAGTCATTTGACGATAACCACATCTTTAAAGATTTTAACATGATCACTGAAGTTGGTGAGCGTGTGGCAATTATCGGTCAAAACGGTGTTGGTAAAACTACCCTATTACGTATTTTACAACGTGATTTGGCAGCAACATCGGGCGAAATGAAATGGTCTGATAACGCGAACCTTGGTTATTACGCACAGGATCACTCAGACGAATTTGAAAGTGACCTAAGTTTATTCGATTGGATGGCTCAATGGATGCACGAAGGTGACGACGAGCAAGCAGTTCGCAGCATTTTAGGTCGTCTGTTGTTCTCGCAAAATGACATCGGTAAGTCAGTTAAAGTAATTTCTGGTGGTGAGCAAGGCCGGATGTTACTTGGTAAAATCATGATGCATAGCCCGAACGTATTGCTAATGGATGAGCCAACTAACCACATGGATATGGAATCAATCGAAGCACTAAACTTGGCACTAGCGAACTACGCTGGCACCATGTTCTTCGTTTCTCATGACCGTGAGTTTGTTTCGTCAATCGCCACCCGTATTCTAGAAATCACCCCACAGGGCATTAATGATTTCCGTGGTACTTACGACGAGTTCTTAGCCACTAAAGAAGCTTAA
- a CDS encoding DoxX family protein — translation MINNIVVTLRGWCCRLPNQLIILAARLAIAAVFWRSAQTKFSGWQLFGQDWQFFNLNQSTFTLFEYEYDLPIIDPEVAAYLATFAEFWLSLALIFGLFTRLSALALLGMTGVIQMLVYPDAWPTHILWAASLLFLIKHGGGLLSLDRLLFKGNA, via the coding sequence ATGATCAATAACATAGTAGTTACATTGCGAGGTTGGTGTTGCCGTTTACCTAATCAGTTGATTATTTTAGCTGCTCGATTGGCGATCGCAGCGGTCTTTTGGCGCAGCGCCCAAACCAAATTCAGTGGCTGGCAGCTGTTTGGTCAAGATTGGCAATTTTTTAATCTCAATCAATCGACCTTTACCTTGTTTGAATACGAATATGACTTGCCGATTATTGATCCTGAAGTCGCGGCTTATTTGGCAACCTTTGCCGAATTTTGGCTGTCGTTGGCGCTTATTTTTGGCTTGTTTACTCGTTTAAGTGCCTTGGCTTTGCTCGGCATGACTGGCGTTATTCAAATGTTGGTATATCCGGATGCGTGGCCAACGCACATTTTATGGGCCGCAAGTTTACTGTTTTTAATTAAACACGGCGGTGGTTTGTTATCGCTCGATCGTTTGCTGTTTAAAGGCAATGCATAA
- a CDS encoding putative DNA-binding domain-containing protein — MTKNALNDFQQQLCQHLLSPQLEQSSELLLAQFKSQFSPVNGENKGKNKGKSKESIDGLIEARTRLDIYRNNVIHSLSCAIGDLYPIVKRLVGKQFFNGLAIEFVRLYPPNNSALVLYGQGFVEFIAQHQACAQLPYLSDVAQLELICHQCFHATDCDNFEPSQLANIAPEQLGSLSFTLDPAVHLLQSSWPVEDIWQENLKADPQPLNIDQAGGCYLLVFRREFEVQVVDLNPHCFNFISQLSAGHSIAQAWQATLLLAQQSVSEITESLNEDELGPMLAYLFGLPLFSDFRLQEQLQ; from the coding sequence ATGACTAAAAATGCGCTAAACGATTTTCAGCAACAACTATGTCAGCATTTATTGTCGCCGCAGCTTGAGCAGTCAAGTGAACTATTGCTGGCACAGTTTAAGTCTCAGTTTTCGCCAGTAAATGGCGAAAACAAAGGTAAAAACAAAGGTAAAAGCAAAGAGTCTATTGATGGCTTAATCGAAGCTAGAACTCGACTCGACATTTATCGTAATAACGTTATTCATTCACTAAGTTGTGCGATTGGTGATTTGTATCCGATCGTCAAACGCTTGGTGGGTAAGCAATTTTTTAATGGTTTGGCAATTGAATTTGTTCGGCTTTATCCGCCAAATAATAGCGCCTTGGTTTTATATGGTCAGGGCTTTGTCGAGTTTATTGCCCAACATCAGGCCTGTGCTCAGTTACCTTACTTAAGTGATGTCGCCCAACTAGAGTTAATTTGTCACCAGTGTTTTCATGCGACCGATTGCGATAATTTTGAGCCAAGTCAATTGGCTAACATTGCGCCAGAGCAACTGGGATCGCTAAGCTTTACCCTTGATCCTGCGGTGCATTTATTACAGTCGAGCTGGCCAGTTGAAGACATTTGGCAAGAGAACCTTAAGGCGGACCCGCAGCCGCTTAATATTGATCAGGCTGGTGGTTGTTATTTGTTAGTTTTTCGCCGCGAGTTTGAGGTTCAGGTGGTTGATCTTAATCCGCATTGTTTTAACTTTATCAGTCAACTTAGCGCTGGTCATAGCATAGCGCAAGCGTGGCAAGCTACTTTGTTGTTGGCTCAACAATCGGTCAGTGAAATAACCGAGTCGCTTAACGAAGATGAATTAGGGCCGATGTTGGCTTATTTGTTTGGACTGCCACTGTTTAGTGATTTTCGGTTACAGGAACAATTGCAGTAA